Proteins encoded by one window of Flavobacterium sp. N502540:
- the purB gene encoding adenylosuccinate lyase: MTTLNELNAISPIDGRYRNKTLSLAPFFSEEALIKYRVLVEIEYFIALCEVPLPQLSDVNPDLFESLRNIYKNFSTEDALWIKETEKVTNHDVKAVEYFIKDAFEKLGLSQYKEFIHFGLTSQDINNTAIPLSTKEAFEQVYMPSLIALISKLKELSVEWAAIPMLARTHGQPASPTRLGKEILVFVERLEEQMRLLFNIPFAAKFGGATGNYNAHHVAYPQIDWKQFGNKFVETDLGLHHSFPTTQIEHYDHFAAFFDALKRINTIIIDLDRDIWTYVSMDYFKQKIKAGEIGSSAMPHKVNPIDFENSEGNLGIANAIFEHLAAKLPVSRLQRDLTDSTVLRNIGVPMGHTIIAFEASLKGLNKLLLNEAKFAEDLEKNWAVVAEAIQTILRREAYPNPYEALKGLTRTNEAIDKNAIHNFIATLEVSDAVRAELLAITPSNYVGI; this comes from the coding sequence ATGACTACTTTAAACGAATTGAATGCTATATCTCCAATTGACGGAAGATATAGAAATAAAACCCTTTCATTAGCGCCATTTTTCTCTGAGGAAGCTTTAATCAAATACCGTGTACTGGTTGAAATTGAATATTTCATCGCTTTATGCGAGGTACCTTTACCACAGCTTTCAGACGTAAATCCTGATCTATTTGAAAGTTTAAGAAACATCTATAAAAATTTCTCTACTGAAGATGCTCTTTGGATTAAAGAAACCGAAAAAGTAACCAATCACGACGTAAAAGCCGTAGAATACTTTATCAAAGATGCTTTCGAAAAACTGGGTTTATCTCAATACAAAGAATTCATTCACTTCGGATTAACTTCTCAGGATATTAACAACACTGCGATTCCGCTTTCAACAAAAGAAGCGTTTGAGCAGGTTTATATGCCATCGTTGATTGCTTTAATTTCTAAATTGAAAGAACTAAGCGTAGAATGGGCCGCTATTCCAATGTTGGCACGCACACACGGACAGCCTGCTTCACCTACTCGTTTAGGAAAAGAAATTTTAGTTTTTGTAGAGCGTTTAGAAGAACAAATGCGTTTGTTGTTTAATATTCCGTTTGCGGCTAAATTTGGCGGTGCAACCGGAAATTACAACGCACATCATGTAGCTTACCCACAAATCGACTGGAAACAGTTTGGTAATAAATTTGTAGAAACGGATCTTGGTTTACACCACTCCTTCCCTACCACTCAAATCGAACATTATGACCATTTTGCTGCATTTTTCGATGCTTTAAAAAGAATCAATACGATCATTATCGATTTAGATCGCGATATCTGGACCTATGTTTCGATGGATTATTTCAAACAAAAAATCAAAGCAGGAGAAATTGGTTCCTCTGCTATGCCCCATAAAGTAAACCCTATTGATTTCGAAAATTCAGAAGGAAACTTAGGGATTGCGAATGCTATTTTTGAGCATTTAGCCGCAAAATTACCGGTTTCGAGATTGCAGCGTGATTTAACAGACAGCACCGTTTTACGTAATATCGGAGTTCCAATGGGACATACCATTATTGCTTTTGAAGCTTCTCTTAAAGGTTTAAACAAACTATTGCTGAATGAAGCCAAATTTGCTGAAGATTTAGAGAAAAACTGGGCTGTTGTAGCCGAAGCAATTCAAACAATCCTTCGTCGTGAGGCTTATCCAAATCCGTATGAAGCCTTGAAAGGTTTAACCAGAACAAATGAAGCAATTGACAAAAATGCCATTCATAATTTTATTGCAACTTTAGAAGTTTCTGATGCTGTCAGAGCCGAATTATTAGCCATTACCCCTAGTAATTATGTGGGAATTTAA
- a CDS encoding cation:proton antiporter produces the protein MIALNAATASTHHLQPLISDLGLILLTAGIAVLLFRLIKQPLVLGYLIAGFLAGNHFDFFPTITEMKSVEVWAEIGVIVLLFSLGLEFSFKKLMKVGGTASITAITQIITMVVMGYMVGRWMGWEQMDSIFLGVILSISSTTIILKTFDELGVKAQKFAGIVIGSLIVQDLVAILMMVLLSTIAVSQQFSGSELMMSVLKLIFFLTVWFLGGIFFIPTLLKKAKHLLTDEMLLIISLALCLTMVSFAANVGFSPALGAFIMGSIIAETTQAEHIEHLIKPVKDLFGAIFFVSVGMLIDPKMLYTHALPVAILTFVTIIGQSVSSTIGALLAGQPLKQSVQTGMSLSQIGEFSFIIATLGMTLNVTSSFLYPVVVAVSAITTFTTPFMVKYAVPFSDFLERKLPKRWVKNINRYSVNAQAIKSVSVWQKVLNAYIIQIVLHTIIITAIILLSVKFVAPLVAETRFGNALAALITLVIIAPFLWALSLRRVAVEEVDSLWEERKYRGAILMLILIRMSLGLFLIGFLLNIFFSPLVAFIALVIAIVVYQIFPKKLNEQYHKIESHFLKNLNDRENKKIDRRYANLMPWDGHMSFFDIGTESNLVGKTLEELRIRESMGINIAYIKRGDITIPIPTKNERLFPGDEICVIGTDAQVTEFNKYLNQNEIEAPEKVAETDIVLRQFEVSPEDFVQKSIGQFRTKTNGMVVGIERNGNRLLNPESSLILEKNDILWVVGDKKKMAELVKSH, from the coding sequence ATGATCGCATTAAACGCCGCCACCGCATCTACCCACCACTTACAACCTTTAATTAGCGACTTAGGTCTCATCCTGCTGACTGCAGGGATTGCTGTTCTGTTGTTTAGACTAATCAAGCAGCCTCTGGTTTTAGGATATCTAATTGCGGGTTTTTTGGCCGGAAATCATTTTGATTTCTTTCCTACCATTACTGAAATGAAAAGTGTTGAAGTTTGGGCAGAAATTGGTGTAATAGTTTTACTATTTAGCTTAGGTCTTGAATTTAGTTTTAAAAAGCTAATGAAAGTTGGCGGAACCGCTTCTATAACGGCTATTACCCAAATTATAACGATGGTCGTCATGGGTTATATGGTCGGGCGCTGGATGGGCTGGGAACAGATGGATAGTATCTTCTTAGGGGTCATCCTCTCTATTTCTTCAACAACCATTATCCTGAAAACCTTTGATGAACTAGGCGTAAAAGCTCAAAAATTTGCCGGAATTGTAATCGGGTCTTTAATTGTGCAGGATCTTGTTGCTATTTTGATGATGGTATTACTTTCAACCATTGCAGTAAGTCAGCAATTTTCAGGAAGTGAACTGATGATGTCTGTACTAAAACTGATTTTCTTCCTGACTGTATGGTTTCTGGGTGGAATCTTTTTTATTCCAACCTTACTTAAAAAAGCCAAACATTTACTAACGGATGAAATGCTGCTGATTATTTCGCTTGCCCTTTGTTTAACAATGGTAAGTTTTGCCGCAAATGTAGGTTTCTCACCTGCTTTGGGTGCTTTTATCATGGGATCTATCATTGCCGAAACTACTCAGGCAGAACACATCGAACATCTTATAAAACCCGTAAAAGATTTATTTGGAGCTATTTTCTTTGTATCAGTTGGAATGCTTATCGACCCTAAAATGTTATACACGCATGCACTGCCAGTTGCTATTTTAACTTTTGTGACGATCATAGGCCAGTCTGTCAGTTCGACTATTGGTGCATTACTGGCCGGACAACCTTTAAAACAATCTGTACAAACAGGGATGAGTTTATCTCAAATCGGGGAGTTTTCGTTTATCATTGCTACATTGGGAATGACACTAAATGTAACCAGCTCCTTTTTATATCCGGTAGTGGTTGCTGTTTCGGCCATCACTACTTTTACAACGCCGTTTATGGTCAAATATGCCGTGCCATTTTCTGATTTTCTGGAACGAAAACTTCCTAAAAGATGGGTTAAAAACATCAATCGTTACAGTGTCAATGCACAGGCAATAAAATCCGTAAGTGTTTGGCAAAAAGTGCTTAATGCTTATATCATTCAAATCGTTCTGCACACTATTATTATCACAGCAATTATTTTATTATCGGTAAAATTTGTTGCGCCTTTAGTTGCAGAAACAAGATTCGGAAATGCATTGGCGGCTCTTATCACTCTGGTCATTATTGCGCCGTTCTTATGGGCACTCTCCCTTCGAAGAGTGGCAGTAGAAGAAGTCGATTCTTTATGGGAAGAACGAAAATACCGTGGTGCAATATTGATGCTGATTCTGATTAGAATGAGTCTCGGATTGTTCTTAATTGGATTTTTACTAAACATCTTCTTCTCTCCTTTAGTTGCCTTTATTGCTTTGGTTATTGCCATCGTAGTCTATCAAATATTCCCTAAAAAATTAAACGAACAATACCATAAAATTGAAAGTCATTTTCTTAAAAATTTAAATGATCGCGAAAACAAAAAAATCGATAGACGTTACGCTAATTTAATGCCATGGGACGGTCACATGTCTTTTTTTGATATTGGGACAGAATCTAATTTAGTGGGTAAAACTTTAGAAGAACTGCGTATTCGGGAATCAATGGGAATCAATATTGCTTACATCAAACGAGGAGATATTACAATTCCAATTCCAACTAAAAATGAGCGTCTGTTCCCCGGTGATGAAATTTGTGTTATTGGTACCGATGCTCAGGTTACTGAATTCAATAAATACCTCAATCAAAATGAAATCGAGGCTCCGGAAAAAGTAGCAGAAACGGATATTGTTTTACGCCAATTTGAAGTCTCTCCCGAAGATTTTGTACAAAAAAGCATTGGTCAATTCCGTACAAAAACCAATGGTATGGTGGTTGGAATTGAGCGAAATGGGAATAGGCTTCTGAATCCCGAATCAAGCTTAATTTTAGAAAAAAATGATATTCTTTGGGTTGTAGGAGATAAAAAGAAAATGGCCGAATTGGTCAAAAGTCACTAA